The Pirellulales bacterium DNA window AGTGCCAACAAATACGGCACCGGGTTACTGCCCAGGGCATTAAGGACCGTGCCGCCGGCGGTGAAGCAATGGGTGACCCAATTGGGCTGGCCGTATTTTTCCAGCGCCGCTCCCCCTTCCCCGCCGCCCACATACACCTCGACGCCCGAGTCCTTCATCCGTTTTAACTGCCCAATGAAGTTCTTTGTGCCCGCTTCAAACCGTGGGTCTTCAAACATGCCAAACACACCGTTGTGAAAAGCAACAGGCGAGTCGGTTTCCGCAGCGCGACCACCAGTCGCGGCCTGATGAGTGGAGTCGGCAATAAACTCGCCGATTTTTTGGGCGAAGAACTCACTGGTTTTGGGGCCAATGTCGAACTGCTGATCGGCTGGACCAATTGTCTCTGACGCCCGGCCGTCTTGCAGAACAAAATCGACCGGTAAAACAAATTGAATTCCTTTTTTTCGCCCTTCCTCAATCATCCGCCGGGCTTGCTCAACTCGCTGGCGGGGAATGAAGTACGGCTTTCCCGCATGGGCCGGGTCTTCGGCCACGCCCATGCAAAACGTTTTTCCCTCTAGCTCGGCGGCTGCTTTTTTCAGTGCCATCGCCAAAGAACCCGCAGTAATCACCCAGCGAATCGTGCCGCGATCGATCATCGCTTGCAAATCGTCGAGCTTGTCAATCTTCAGTCCGCTGAAAATGACGAGCGACGCCCGCAAACAGCGCTGCATGGGCCCGTCGAATTCGCCGGCCACGTAGTTGCCCAGCGCCACACGATTCATGGCGGCCGGAACAATCGTCGACGAACTATCGAGACTACCCGCAGAAAGCGCTTCGTTCACATAGATTGCGGAAACTTTTTGGGCAAACTCGTTGGCCAAGGTTGCCAACTTGGGGGCCAGCGCCGGCAGATCGTCAGGCGTGGCATCCCACAGGGCCCGTTCGATGGCGTACTTCCGAGTGTTTTCCAGCACGATGATTTCGCCCGGCTGGCAATTGCTAACAGCGTTGGCTGCGGCCGGCAAAATTTGCATCGTCTTTTCATCCAGCCAGTCGCTAATCAAGGGCAGCTTTTTCCCCAGCAATTCTCCCAGACGAGCGGCGACTTTGCTCAGCGAACCTTCTGGCTTACGGCCGATGTGGCCAAATACAATTTGCTTCCACCCTTGTTCCACGCCGAATTTGAGCGTGCTGATCATCGAACGCAACCGCTCGTCCCCTTCGCCGATTTTTGGGCCCGGCTTCGCATCGACATCGCCGCGAACCAAAACGGCGGTTCCGCGGGGTACGTCGGCCAATGTTTTCAAGCGTGGAATGGCTTGCAAATAATCGTTCAGCGATTTGTGGGGAACCGCGTCGGCGCCTATCAAAGTACGGCACCAGCGGAGCATGCTTTGTTCGGAAACGGGCATTCCAAAATCCTCAACAGAAGGGGCGCGAGTTCAAGCGAGCTTCAATCCATCATAAATTTGGAGTGCAACAGCCGTCGATTGAAGCATTTTACCGCCGCAGCCGCCAGTACCCATGCGGCGCCGGGAACGTGTGTCTGGCCGGCGTGTTTTACTCCTGAGCGAATAATACGCGCCGGCCAAGCAACACCTGCCAGCCTAGCGACACTTTGCCGTGCCATTGCGCAGATTGCCAGTCAGGATTGCCTGGATAGCCAGGGCATTCTGTTTCGAATTGCCAAAGACCGATCGCGGAACACAGCGGTTCCGAGGCGATTCACTGTAGTGAACGTTTGAACACACTGCAAGAGAAAAATTGGGCCAGGGTTCACTAATTGCGAAGCCGCCAGCGGACTTCCTAGCGGTTTCGCCATGTAACAGACCGTGTGGCTGGTTTGCATCAGGGAAATAAGTTGCGGATAATCGAGCGGTGGCGAGAGGCCGTGGCGGTTGGGAACGGCGGCCGGTGGTTTAACCTCAGTTTTTAAGGGCGATGATGCAAATTCGCTGTCCGCAGTGTCACGTGCCGTTTGATTCGGTCGAGCAGGCTTCGTGGGCAGATATTCTTTGCCCGGCGTGCGGTAGCAATTTCAGCCTGGCGGGCGTCGATGCCACCGGTCCGTATCGCCCGGGCGTGCGGGTGCTGGGGCATTTTGAGCTGCTGGAACAAGTCGGTCTGGGCCAGTTTGGCGCGGTGTGGAAAGCGCGCGATACCCAATTGCAGCGCACGGTGGCGGTGAAAATTCCGCGGCAGAAAGACCTTGATCCGCAGCAGACCGAGGCATTTCTACGCGATGCCCGGGCCGCGGCGCAACTGAAACATCCCCGCATTGCCGGTGTACATGAAGTCGGGCGCGAAAACGACACAGTGTACATCGTCACCGATTTCATCGATGGGGCCAATCTCAAGGAGTGGCTCACCGGCCAGCGGCTGACCGTGCGGGAATCGGCGGAAATCGTCGTCCAAGTTGCCGAGGCTTTGCAGCATGCTCATCAAGCGGGTGTGGTGCACCGCGACTTGAAGCCCGGCAACATTATGATCGATCGGGACGGCCAGCCGCACGTAATCGATTTTGGGCTGGCCCGCCGCGAAACCGGCGATTTGACGATGACCGTGGAAGGGCAGGTGATGGGCACGCCGGGTTACATGTCGCCCGAACAAGCGCGGGGACATGCGCATCGGGCCGATCGGCGCAGCGATATTTATTCTGTGGGGGTGATTTTATTTGAATTGCTCACCGGAGAGTTGCCCTTCCGCGGTGAAGCCCGGATGCTGATTGTGCAAATTCTGGATGAAGAGGCTCCCAGTCCACGGAAGTTGAACGCCAGCATTCCGCGCGACATGGAAACGATCACGCTGAAGTGCCTGGAAAAAGACCCGGCCAAGCGCTACCAAACGGCGCAGGAACTAGCCGACGATTTGCAGCGCTGGTTAAAGCGGGAGCCCATTCAAGCGCGGCCCATTGGGCGAGTGGAGCGCGGCTGGCGGTGGTGCCGGCGGAATTCCTTGGCGGCAGGATTGGCGGCGGCCGTGTTTGCAATTTTGGCGGCAGGCGTAACGGTGTCGTCGTTCTTTGCTGCTTCGGCTTCGCGGGAAGCGGCGGCTGCCAAGTTGCAGCAAAAGCGTGCCGAAGGGGTCAATGCGTTTTTCACTGAAGCTGTCTTCGGCTTGGCCGATCCCAATCGATCCGGCCGGGCTGGCATCAGTTTATTGGAAGCGTTGGATCTTGCGGCCAGCGAAATCGACGAACGGTTTCCCAACGACGCGGAAATGCGGGCCGTAATTCACGACCGTTTCGGCGAAGTATACAGCGGGATTGACCAACCTACGAAAGCTGTCGGGCAGTTTGAGAAGGCGGTTTCGCTGCGCCGCACCCTAGCCGGCCAGTTCGATCCTAGCACCATGAAAAGCCGTTCGAATTTGGGCCTTGCGCTACACAATGCAAATCAGTTTAACGAGGCCAAGGAAGTGCTGGTGTCTACGTTGGCCGATCAAACGAAAATTCTTGGGGAAAGCCACCCGGACACGCTACAAACCGCGATCAATTTGGGATTAGCGCTCATGGAAATCCGCGACAAGGATGATCTTGCACATACCGAGAAGACGTATCGGCAGGCTCTCGCGGCTTTAGGACCACGACATCCGCTGACCCTGGACGCGCAGAATAGCTATGCCTGGGTGCTGCGCTGGCACCTAGATTTTGAAAAAGCACTGGAAAATGCCGAACTAGCGGCCATCGGGTTGCGTGAAGTTAAGGGCGCGGAAGACCCACATGCCATGTACGCGGCGTACAACTATGGCACCTGTCTGTTCGAACTTCACCGTTACAATGAAGCGGCTAATGTTTTTGAGCTCTTACTGGCGGCGCGCTATCACGTACTGGGACCGAACCATGTCGACAGTTTAT harbors:
- the pgk gene encoding phosphoglycerate kinase, with the translated sequence MPVSEQSMLRWCRTLIGADAVPHKSLNDYLQAIPRLKTLADVPRGTAVLVRGDVDAKPGPKIGEGDERLRSMISTLKFGVEQGWKQIVFGHIGRKPEGSLSKVAARLGELLGKKLPLISDWLDEKTMQILPAAANAVSNCQPGEIIVLENTRKYAIERALWDATPDDLPALAPKLATLANEFAQKVSAIYVNEALSAGSLDSSSTIVPAAMNRVALGNYVAGEFDGPMQRCLRASLVIFSGLKIDKLDDLQAMIDRGTIRWVITAGSLAMALKKAAAELEGKTFCMGVAEDPAHAGKPYFIPRQRVEQARRMIEEGRKKGIQFVLPVDFVLQDGRASETIGPADQQFDIGPKTSEFFAQKIGEFIADSTHQAATGGRAAETDSPVAFHNGVFGMFEDPRFEAGTKNFIGQLKRMKDSGVEVYVGGGEGGAALEKYGQPNWVTHCFTAGGTVLNALGSNPVPYLLALSMAAKR
- a CDS encoding protein kinase, which codes for MPFDSVEQASWADILCPACGSNFSLAGVDATGPYRPGVRVLGHFELLEQVGLGQFGAVWKARDTQLQRTVAVKIPRQKDLDPQQTEAFLRDARAAAQLKHPRIAGVHEVGRENDTVYIVTDFIDGANLKEWLTGQRLTVRESAEIVVQVAEALQHAHQAGVVHRDLKPGNIMIDRDGQPHVIDFGLARRETGDLTMTVEGQVMGTPGYMSPEQARGHAHRADRRSDIYSVGVILFELLTGELPFRGEARMLIVQILDEEAPSPRKLNASIPRDMETITLKCLEKDPAKRYQTAQELADDLQRWLKREPIQARPIGRVERGWRWCRRNSLAAGLAAAVFAILAAGVTVSSFFAASASREAAAAKLQQKRAEGVNAFFTEAVFGLADPNRSGRAGISLLEALDLAASEIDERFPNDAEMRAVIHDRFGEVYSGIDQPTKAVGQFEKAVSLRRTLAGQFDPSTMKSRSNLGLALHNANQFNEAKEVLVSTLADQTKILGESHPDTLQTAINLGLALMEIRDKDDLAHTEKTYRQALAALGPRHPLTLDAQNSYAWVLRWHLDFEKALENAELAAIGLREVKGAEDPHAMYAAYNYGTCLFELHRYNEAANVFELLLAARYHVLGPNHVDSLFAAWRLADSRRLAGDQAAALTVLEEVHSNLKSIEMLENIRRTDPLQNIVDEFVTLRCYDRAADIQDVIYRMYAAALSVGDPHKINFGELHRFIVDLTTSPRGELRKYDQAIELASKACELTNDKDFGVIMALVIAQAGSGNYEAARKSLDKTVDLRSDNLSDQYHRALVRLRVGDLAGYRAACESMSKQFAASTDESTRYWFAWTCGLGPAAMEDVSTPLKQARDLVAQSPENATYRDTLGILLYRTGNYDEAEKCLKEVIASVEKANPAETSVLYPRYFLAMAKWKSGDQAAARQLLADVESATDEEMKTSPLWNRKATLELFREEARALIKSEGPAEQKATQAASDGKQAGE